CAAGAGGCTGGGTGGTTATGTTGGGCAGTGATTGCTGGTACATTTGCCTTCCCCTTGTGTTGTTCCCTTCTCTTCTCCCTTGTTTCCTTATTCTTTTCCCTTCTATTCCCTTTCTCAactatttttctttctaattctTCAGGTACTGTTATGCTTGGAGAAATTGAAGAACTACTATACTGTTCTGCATCGTTCTGTTGCACTAtccccttttatttttctatttcttcttACAACACTTATATATGTTCTTCACTTACCAATTACTTGTAAATTCCTTCAATTAAATATAAATAGATacctcatttcttcttcttcttattattatttctgAGCTCCACCCTATCATAACAATGATTCATTGACTATGATTTCTTCGAAATCTTCAGCTACACATTTGAAACAGGGGTAACTAGTGAGGAATGAATTAACACTAGCCATTCTAACCAGTGATTTCAAATATATGATATAAAAAATTCTGTTTCGATGTCTAACGGATTTGAATTCCTTAAATTTAAAAAGACCATGGTTAATTAGAACCTATAATCTTCTTCATTAATATCCTTTTCTAATAGATAAAATGTCCTTTTTAACTCTGATTATTTGTTCAAAAGATAAAACATTTTTTTATGATTAGAAAATTGTTAGCAGAGAGCACTTAGACTACTTAGATTATTGGAGATTAGTTAAGAATTTTCGAATTATAGAAATGTGTTTTGTCTTTCGAGTAAATAGTAAAACACTGCAAAAGACATTAAATTTTTCTAGTAAGATATACCAAAATCATGCTTAGAAAAAGTCTTAcatttattctaaaaattttttttcactcTCAAATAGACGCATATAAAAATGAGCACCAAAATCGTAGGGACAACTACTCCTACTATGCCAGCGAGACGTTTTAATCTGCTGCCATGTCCTGCACAAATCAGAATCCTTGGTCAGACATTCCATGACATGTGATTGAGGAAATTAGCTGATCAAGTAAGGATCACTATAAGAAAAAGGTCTGTCGCTATACTTTTTTTCCCTAGACTTTCTCTGACAATTAATTAGAGATTTAGCCATCGAACACATAACAAGCAAGTAAGGCGAAAAAGGGGACTAAGTACATGTGTACGATCTTCTGATAATGGTTTCGGTGCATCTACAGTATAGTTGAAGAACGAGTAGACTTCATATCTAACGTTACAACTAGGTTTGATCACCCTGCCACCCCTCTTTCCATTACAACAATTTGGGGTTTCTAAGAAAGCCCCAGCCAAGCAATAGTCACACTGTAGGCTGGACAAATCAGGCGTACACTGCGCAAGGCCATATATATTTTGAAAACTTCCACCACTTATATTCactgaaagaaaagaaaacttgCGATAAGAGTCACCTGCCGACGCCATGGTTCTTAGCTTGTCCATCAAGTTTCTCAGTGCTATGGTGTACTGGTCTATCTCTGTTGCAGGGATAGAAAATGCGTTCCACATATAAAAGTCAGGAGAAATCTCAACTGTGCCAAATATGGAGCGGTTCGAGTATCTCAGCATGCAGTAATCGTACCACCCGATAGCTTCTTTGGTTTGACAAATCTGAGGGAGAATGACTCTGGAATCATTGAGGCAGCTGTGACAATCGTGTGGTCCGAGATCTCCCCCCACACATCCCGATTGCGTATACTTTGTCGTTGTTTCGGCCATAGGAGGAATTATAGAAGTCGTAGTCAAATTTTGTGTTGGATGTGAGATTAGACAAGAGGATGTTAAGGTTAGTGCGATATGTGATACTGGCGGATG
The DNA window shown above is from Arachis ipaensis cultivar K30076 chromosome B08, Araip1.1, whole genome shotgun sequence and carries:
- the LOC110262364 gene encoding cysteine-rich repeat secretory protein 38-like translates to MAETTTKYTQSGCVGGDLGPHDCHSCLNDSRVILPQICQTKEAIGWYDYCMLRYSNRSIFGTVEISPDFYMWNAFSIPATEIDQYTIALRNLMDKLRTMASAGDSYRKFSFLSVNISGGSFQNIYGLAQCTPDLSSLQCDYCLAGAFLETPNCCNGKRGGRVIKPSCNVRYEVYSFFNYTVDAPKPLSEDRTHVLSPLFRLTCLLCVRWLNL